A part of Ictalurus furcatus strain D&B chromosome 8, Billie_1.0, whole genome shotgun sequence genomic DNA contains:
- the hmgn6 gene encoding high mobility group nucleosome binding domain 6, translating into MPKRKQQGAEADAKEEPQRRSARLSARPAPPKPEPKAKKPAKKDKVVKDKKEDKKNKGKAKESTEPEANEENHSENGDAKSNAVEETPAENKDEAKSE; encoded by the exons ATGCCCAAAAGAAAG CAACAGGGTGCTGAGGCTGATGCAAAGGAAgag CCTCAGAGAAGATCCGCACGGTTATCCGCA AGACCGGCTCCTCCCAAACCTGAACCGAAGGCAAAAAAGCCAGCTAAG AAAGACAAAGTGGTTAAAGACAAGAAAGAGGACAAAAAGAACAAGGGGAAGGCCAAGGAGTCTACAGAGCCAGAGGCCAATGAGGAAAATCACTCAGAAAATGGAGACGCCAAGAGCAACGCG GTCGAGGAGACTCCAGCAGAAAATAAGGATGAAGCAAAGTCTGAGTAG